gcagaaaatgctcattatgtcttcattaatggtgctcatactgcctcggggggtttctcattatgcctctacagtgactggttttcagcttttggcaaaaatttttaaaatgcatttttaaacgtttttatcttctttttcaagtttcatccaattaggcaatagactatttgagtgtctgaacacgaaacaatgccATCTCAAATGCCATTAAGTTTATATACATACCTACTAATTATTACAGaggcaatgaactattgctggattggtcgagaggctcgtgaatttcattgcaacctacaaagcagcggttcaattctctaggtgtacgcagcttttgtaatcaaaacaatatacataattaaaaacaaagggatagaccatgatagaccggcaacctagaaATCTGTCacctggttgtcagagcaatctgtcaaccggatttttttttcggcgcgtagaagttttttgaaattctcttaGAAGATGAGTAgcattctctacagccacctaaattaaattgaaagtagctttaaaaacttaaatttgggctgactagcattctcttcagacacaaatgacagctgattaagcttctatgaaacttttttaaggaaattctggttgcttgggaattcggtaccaatttcctttgaacctttgttcagcgaaattcgaacttagGAGGTAGGCGATAAAgtacttttggttgcttgggaaataAAGCTCACTCTGAAACCTAAGTTTTACTGGTGACCAATGCATAAATATACCGCACAAAGAATGCTGTTGGAGAATCtacgatattttttaaactgcaaCCGAAATACCtgagaaaaattttgttaatgcATCAAAAGTCTCTTTGGCCAGGGTATTGCCGAATTGCAATGGTTCAAAAGACGTCCTCTCGAGAGGGTGGCTCTTTAGAAACATGGATACGTGGACTAGGGTTCCATCCTAGAGGTAGAGGGCAACTGATCTAAATTACGCAGAACACATTGAGCCTTGTGAGCTTTACTTACCTAGAAGACCATCTCAGCATATATCTACGTTGCCTATCGTTAGTGCCTGATGCAAAAAAAGGTTGTCATTTAtgtcgactttttttttaattcatatttttttgttgaccGAAGATGAGCCCCGCTCATCTGAGGTAGTCGGGGAAAGGGCCATCTTGGATAAGTCAAACTCTGAAAtcttaaagaaatttgaaaacacttttattttctAGGTTTTGTTCATATTCCTGGCACATGACTCAGTAAATAAGGGGATCTTATATGAACCTGAAGGCTTGAATAACTCAAAAGCTCCGATTAGCGTGGTTCTTCTATACTTCACTTTGAAGTCATTGTTGTGAAAACTTCCATAAAATCAATTCAACGAggattttattatttgtttattaataagggaaaaaaggttttgaaattttttaccatCTGCAATCAAGTTCAGCACCGAAATATACAAAGATCACCAgcagttgaaaatgttgttaTTTGCAATTCTAATCACTTTATGTTTGAAGTTTTTCTTCCCAACGGTTAACGCAAATGTCCCAAAAATGTTCTTCCTACAGGTGAAACGAAACGAccgaaaaattttgcaaatcatTTCCGTCTATTTCCATGATGCCGAAAGCCGAGGTCTGCTGATTCATATTTCGTAAATCGTTGCAAATTGAAAACTTCTCAAACTTTCCATAATCCTCGGCCGAAAGGGTAAAACTGACGCcagaaaaacgagaaaaaatctggaaccgaaaaaataaaacaaaatggaaaCAAAGAAATAACAAGGACCATTTGGCCGAAAAAGCTGAACTCACCTGCAGCGTACAGAATCGCTTCGGTCCAATTAAATTGTTGGGAGATACTTCTGACGGCCATCGAAACAGTCTCGAAGGATGGGACAAACTTTTCCGTTTGCTGAAATGAAAATGGAGAAATAAACAGGAACATTAGCGAGAGACAGCAGCAGAAAGGTTTTGGGGAACTGAGTCCTGAACCGGAAAGAGATATGTACCAGGAATGGGAGGAGGGCGCACGGCACGACACAAAAAAAGGTTAAGAGAGATGGTTATGGAAATGAGCTTTCCCTTAATGGAAAAGTTGATTGTGCTAGAAAAGTTTTCTGGCAGTAACCGCACGGGATTGTTTATCGAGACAGgctttcggattttttttctctgtttgcttaaatgaaaaaagagtgattaactttcaaaaatattgataaaagctGGTAGGTgaacaaatttttgggaaattgaaataaatggaAAACAATGAATAAATTAGTTAACGGTTCAGAGTCATTCCTTTTTAATGAgtccccgagcagactttgatgcctgaatcgatagcaaacagtaaccaaaatgagGTATCAaggccaaaatgatagcataattttgtatcgcatttttttcgatggcaaaattaggttttttttgaaGTATCAATATGTCGACATATGATGCCAAATCAATACCTAAACAAGACattgaaaccaaaatgaaagcaccatttggttttgttttttccaaGATAACAAAACAAGGTATAACTAAGGTTTCATTTATTGCGATAAAGCAGAAAAGTGAGATCAATATGATACCATGATTTGGTATTcaattttctgtgatgaaaaattagatttatttgaacacaaatagcaatttttttcattatcggTATAGTACGCgtattttgagttaaaattttaccGTGATTGCAAAAATAGATATCATTAAGgtatcattattttgaaaattgtaattaCACCTATATAAACCTACTTTCTTCCATTTAACTATTTCTAACAGTTGAGTCGCTGCGACTGTTAAGTCCGTCTCCCTAACATATCtagggaaacaaaaaaaaaatcggcacaAAAACTTGTAAAACTAAAGGAATTTTTACTTAACtacttctaaataaaaaaaacataaataaataagcTATACAACATGCAGTCGTTTCAGTTTAGCGTCCGTTTTGTTCGGTGTTGATTTTCCAGTCTTAGCTTATCTAGACATCGTCAACATTTGTTTTGTCttattttgttcgtttttaGAATACCTAAATTAACagtaaaaattaatcaaacaggaacaaatctcaatataaaaatccTTGTGATCAAATTCTACAGAATGTCGACTGGGGCcacttttttaaacatataaagCAGTCcaccacaccaaaaagctcatatGAGCCTACTGGTATGAACGCTGTTCACATGATGTCTGGAGAAAAcaagaaagaaaacaaaaatgcgAGCAAAATTTAATCACGTTGAGAACCTTAACAATGAtgtatttaattaaatttgagggAATGAAACTGAACAAGTATCCTAAATTAAACTAATCCATATTTTAAATATACTCAAAACTTTTTACAATTTGCTAAAATCTTAGAAATGGATACAGTTTGCAACTATAGAAAAGCCGTTGAATTGAAATTCCAAAGCGTCGATCATAATTTAATTAAAGTCATCGCAAGGATCAAAAGTTGTCTACATGGATAGTGTTTTTACTTTATCAGTTAATTGCCCTTTACATTTTATAATATCTACATAACACAGTACGTTTGATTTCATCTAAGTTCGCTGACAAAAACATAATGCTCAAAAGAAAATAGTAAACTATATGtgattaatttttatcttgGATGATAAGATTTAGTTTAGATGAGGAATGCGTTCTAGAAAGAGCGCAGCgttttattttaacttaaatAGAAAGATTGAACCTTCTATATATTTAAATTGGCGTACAGAACCAATTCGtagagtttatttttatttttatcatattttagtttttatgtttgttttgttttgagtaTTACaggattttgataatttatttaggggatttaaaattaaattttagcataaaaccaaaacaaattacttttacaATATTTCtcaaatcaattatattatttGAAGTTATTAAGAGAAGGgtatttaaaagtaaaatctatcattttcaattagaaaatcaaaatttattcataaactAACAATATTGTCCATAAGAATTTGTTTGATGGCTATgcaatagaaacaaaaaaaagatttcatttatTCATGCGAACAACTCATGTACATATATCTGCAGTCACTGATCCAACCGActcaatcataaaaaataataaagtccAAAGTGGCTCGGTAGTTATCGCGAAAAAGTTTCCCATTTCATCCGTTTTATTCAGTGACCGGGAGTGATCCTGATAATTGGAGACCAACGAAAAGATTCGGAGATCGCAAGCGACGGAACAATCACATAACCGGATCCAGGTTCACGCCACAATCATGGGTAAGACAACATCACCAACCATCGGAAAATCCGACATATTAAATAGGAGAGGATTAATTTTCAGTGACTACTGTTTTCTttgttcaaacatttttttaaggatcTGTTTCGTGTCCGCGTCAGGCAATACCACCAGATGATCAAATTTCACCCAGCTTCGAGACCAACTCGCCCGGACAAGGCTACAAGTCCAAGCAGGACTTCTCAAGGATTCTCGGGTGCGACATGGTGACCGCAAAAGCCGATTCACAAGGGTTGCACTTACGCCAAACCGAAGAGCTACGGTGTCAACCAACTGAGCCGTACCATTGCCGGCAGTCAGTCGCTGAGGAACGCGTGAGTCGCCGGCTCAGCACCGGAAACTGCCCGGTCTTATCTCGGCCAACAAGAGTAGCTGGGTCTGAGCAAGGGCTACCAGTATTCCCAACTGTTGGAGGACGCGACAGGTCTGCTTAAGAGCCGTTACCTTCAAGTGGTCAGCTGCTCGGAATCCGTGGATCAGACAACACAGTATGTTTATAACTGGGTTTATTGTTTTACTTAGTAGCATAATACGAGGAACTTGGAGGTATTAATCGCGCGAAGTTTTTCATACAGTTCCGAACTAGTATTCTAATTCTTAAACAAactgcaaaattgaaaacattttagttATCCGTTTTAGTCCCGGCAGAATTAGATACTTAAAACACATTACTAAAACCGCTCAATGCGTCgctaaatgtttgtttttctcaaCTTATTTCGAAACATCTCAGCCAAATGAAGAATGtcataaagttaaaatttaaaagtctaAAATTGTGGATCTAAAGATATTATTCGCTTATTATTAGCTAAATTGTTAAAGAAATGTCTCGACCTCAAGTATCACGAGCAGCATGCTTAATACATGCACATCGTAACGCCTGATTTTATACCCGATTCATAGGACTactatgaaaattgatataaatGTTTTCGAATAACATTAAAGACCTGCGACATTATAGCAAAGAATCCAACACACTCGTCGCTTTGTGGCTAGGATTAAATatcgaatgaaaaataaaagcaatgttgtaaatattaaaatcttaaatgCAATATTGCGTTCAGATCaaagaagattaaaaataacttgataATGCTACAGTTCTTTTATAATAATTCATAATAGTCATATGAATTGTATATGTTCAGGCGTAACAATGTACAtgtacattagagtgccccaaatgaccagacttttgaaaaacttattcgctgcaggctaaaattgatcctaggcctagtacaagatctcatgccaaatttgggccagatcggatcacgggaaggggtcgctcaacgagcctgaagtttgtatgggattttgagccattttattcgggagaaacatgaaaaaccagattttcatcaataactttaattcccgtcggccgatttctttcaaaaacggtttttcttaaagcctaaattatgaaaaatatttcatcccaagactgcatttcgataagagttaagataaaaaagttattaggcttcaaaaatgggctaactttttttacggtggtattcattactgttaatgaggcgtcaatatgttcgaccgccccgactcattaacagtgatgaataccatccttaaaaaagttagcccatttttgaagcctaataacttttttatctcaactcttatcgaaatgcagtcttcggatgaaatatttttcataatttaggctttaagaaaacccgtttttgaaagaaatcggccgacgggaattaaaattattgataaaaatctggtttttcatgtttctcccgaacaaaatggctcaaaatcccatacaaacttcaggctcgttgaacgaccccttcccgtgatccgatctggcccaaatttggcatgagatcttgtactaggcctaggatcaattttagcctgcagcgcataacttttcacaggttttgaatttcccatacaaatttgaggcagtctaatgtacatatgCTTATATTCTATGAATATTGCATAATAATGACAATACTATGAACATTGCAATGTACAGCGAACATGGCACTTGTAGTTACATAAGTGATAGATATATTCTTGATACATTTATAGGATACATATTGGATAAAGAATATcacatataatttgaatttaatatgCAAATTAATTCAATCTGAAACTGCGTAATATTCATTTACAGAATTACTTACATAATTGGGAAATGCAGAGCTGAAAAATTGAACATTATTACAATACGGTACTCTAGTCTATCTCTTACATCTGTTACACATATATTCggaaatttaagttaaaattggCTATTATTTATATTCCATGATTTCCAATAAATTAACTTAGAGATTCGAACAGAATAACTGATATTGTTAACACAGACCACTGATAGATACATCCAATCTACACGTATGGATTTTCCACAGTCATCTAggtagaaaatttaatatttcaatacAGATGCAGAAGTTTAGCCGGATGAAAATGTTCTGAAGGAAACATTTGAAtctcaattgaaaattataaagaaaaaaattgtactcGAACCTTATTTAAAAACTTCAGAGTAAATTTTGTAAGCTGCTGCATTTGACGTTTTGAAAGGCGTTGCTTAAATTATTCACGAATGcaagaatcaatttttgtttttctccttAATTTAAGGCATTTTTTGTGTATAAATCCAGgcgtttattttttccaatgcggGAAGATGAGgaacttttaaataaatgataattttttgaacgaACACGcacatcagaaaaaaatttagtaaattttgtttatcgttATTTTTATGCTTTGAGGAGTGGTAGGTTTTAAAACTAGTAATTTCAAAAGTCTTTTGAATAAACGTTATGCAGTGTTAAATAAATTCGCATTTTTTGCATATCATATAAAATTTCTCactttataataagaatttaataaaaacaatagCATGAGCCATTtctttttaatcagcaaaaattcAGGTAGCGtatgttattttaaaagatcACTACTTAAAAATCTGGTTTTATAATTAGGTTTacaacatattttaaatttctcaatgaAGATTGCACAATGATTTGGTGAAATAAAAAGAGTTTTTGAAGTTGTAtatgatgaaaatcaaaatgtttattcaaaactaaaaagatttgataaattaaaaaaaaaaatcaactataattaaaacttctataaaaggtgatttttgaaaatctggattttaatcattttaattttaaaaatcacctCTTTTAGgggttttaattatatttggctttttttgaagttcacaaatctttttagttttaatgaaaattttggttttcatcCCCGAAAAAAAACCAGACTACTGCCAAACCGACGCTAAACTCTTATATTGTTAGCGTTAGTAACGCTGCATAACCGAAGGCGATTTTGTAAATGAGGAATTTCGCATAAGTGTAAAGGTGTAACGCTGGATGATTGCATAAATTCAggcgattaaaaaaattctttgaattataTCATGGGGCATTACACAATCCTGAACAAACCTTTGTTTATTTGTTATCATGCTTTGTTAGTTAAATTTGGTCCAGTTTTGCCCGAAAGACGGTGAAACAATGCCCCAACATTGCTCTCATTACTCATACACGGATTGCACAGCTATGCCTAACTTTGGTTGTATTGAAAGCTCATTGACACCTCGTTAAGCCAaccttttcaaaggaatttcTAAAGCACACCGATGCCAAATTTAGGATGGATTCGAAACCAAAAAGTGACATCATTATGCTCTCAAAACGTGTTTTGAGATGGAGGTTAAACtaggtatcattaaggtttcattgaAACCTACAGTTGGTATAATTGTGGTATCGgcatatgaaaagtgagacccaaattttggcattgtaccacctttattcgggcaaaatgatacctcattttactttcaaggcatgatagcaaaaataggtataattttgccataaaagtctgctcgggatccTCTACTGCATACCAGTTCATATATGCCCTCGAAGtcttgtttaacatttttaaatcaattaaaaatttttaaacatttgagaGTTCCATTTCCAGACCAATTTAACATTCCCTAGAATCGAGAAATATGATGAT
This sequence is a window from Uranotaenia lowii strain MFRU-FL chromosome 3, ASM2978415v1, whole genome shotgun sequence. Protein-coding genes within it:
- the LOC129757716 gene encoding uncharacterized protein LOC129757716, with amino-acid sequence MGSVSCPRQAIPPDDQISPSFETNSPGQGYKSKQDFSRILGCDMVTAKADSQGLHLRQTEELRCQPTEPYHCRQSVAEERVSRRLSTGNCPVLSRPTRVAGSEQGLPVFPTVGGRDRSA